In Falco cherrug isolate bFalChe1 chromosome 5, bFalChe1.pri, whole genome shotgun sequence, one DNA window encodes the following:
- the IRF5 gene encoding interferon regulatory factor 5 isoform X2, with the protein MQIYGKRMLMRCLQLLRGNTPGGGGERRQDPGGRHTGVTRGGTWVGATQGSRAGHTSPTPGAAGPGRSRSGGVAGSVPRPTPRPPPHAPAPPCGSAGRWRRPRSAGPAMNPPPRRVRLKPWLVAQVNSQRYPGLQWLDAERRRFAIPWRHATRHPPAPQDHDNIFKAWAQETGKFTEGVDEPDPAKWKANLRCALNKSREFRLLFDGTKATPIQPYKVYELCQGPADGADGVAEDDYGCVGEEDVSQLQKMTSLSIKDTRHGGDLLPSYPWPKEEPHFGSGCPPGPFAPPLQALLPAEVGDTHGTPELAPATLSETGPPLGTLGPPSTCPIAPMEHIIPNLLISPHMLPLTDLEIKFQYRGRQVCVLTISNPHGCRLFHSSLEPTQEQVELFGPLTLEQVRFPATDTIPNEKQRFYTHQLLDVLDRGLILELQGQDIYAIRLCQCKVFWTGPCATHSAGPNPIEREKKTKLFSLEGFLNGLILFQKGQTMTPPPFEIFLCFGEEWPDQKPKEKKLITVQVVPVAARLLLEMFSGELSWSADSIPLQISHPDLKDKMVEQFKELHQLWQNQQRLPPVQPEPRPAAAAGAWVLPPGSLPQ; encoded by the exons ATGCAAATTTATGGAAAACGTATGTTAATGAGGTGTCTGCAGTTGCTGCGGGGTAACACCCCGGGAGGTGGGGGCGAACGGAGACAGGACCCCGGAGGGCGACACACAGGGGTCACGCGTGGGGGAACATGGGTGGGGGCCACACAGGGGTCACGGGCGGGGCACACGAGCCCCAccccgggcgcggcggggccggggcggtcCCGGAGTGGTGGCGTGGCCGGCTCCGTCCCACGCCCCacgccccggcccccgccccacgcccccgccccgccgtgcGGAAGCGCtgggcggtggcggcggcctCGGAGCGCAG gTCCTGCCATGAACCCCCCGCCTCGCCGGGTGCGGCTGAAGCCGTGGCTGGTGGCACAGGTCAACAGCCAGCGCTACCCggggctgcagtggctggacGCTGAGCGGCGACGCTTTGCCATCCCCTGGCGCCATGCCACCcgccaccccccagcccctcaggaCCACGACAACATCTTCAAG gccTGGGCACAGGAGACGGGCAAGTTCACGGAGGGGGTGGACGAGCCGGACCCAGCTAAGTGGAAGGCCAACCTGCGCTGCGCCCTCAACAAGAGCCGCGAGTTCCGCCTGCTCTTTGACGGCACCAAGGCCACCCCGATCCAGCCCTACAAGGTCTACGAGCTCTGCCAGGGGCCAGCTGATGGCgcag ATGGAGTGGCTGAGGATGACTATGGCTGCGTCGGGGAGGAGGATGTCAGCCAG ctccagaagATGACATCTCTGAGCATCAAAG ATACCCGGCATGGGGGGGATCTGCTACCCTCCTACCCCTGGCCCAAGGAGGAGCCACACTTCGGCAGCGGCTGCCCCCCAGGGCCCTTTGCACCGCCCCTCCAAGCACTGCTCCCTGCTGAGGTGGGGGACACCCATGGGACCCCCGAACTGGCCCCTGCCACCCTAAGCGAGACGGGGCCACCCCTGGGCACGCTGGGGCCCCCGTCCACCTGCCCGATAGCACCCATGGAGCACATCATCCCCAACCTGCTCATCAGCCCCCACATGCTGCCAT TGACTGACCTGGAGATCAAGTTCCAGTACCGGGGCCGTCAGGTCTGCGTCCTCACCATCAGCAACCCCCATGGCTGCCGCCTCTTCCACAGCAGCCTGGAGCCCACGCAGGAGCAGGTGGAGCTCTTCGGGCCACTGACACTGGAGCAGGTCCGCTTCCCTGCCACTGATACCATCCCCAACGAGAAGCAGCGTTTCTACACCCACCAGCTCCTGGATGTGTTGGACCGCGGGCTCAtcctggagctgcagggccAGGACATCTACGCCATCCGCCTCTGCCAGTGCAAGGTCTTCTGGACGGGGCCCTGTGCCACCCACAGTGCTGGCCCCAACCCCAttgagagggagaagaagacCAAGCTCTTCAGCCTTGAGGGGTTTCTCAATG GCCTCATCCTGTTCCAGAAGGGCCAGACCATGACCCCCCCACCCTTCGAGATCTTCCTCTGCTTCGGCGAAGAGTGGCCGGACCAGAAACCCAAGGAGAAAAAGCTTATCACGGTGCAG GTGGTGCCGGTGGCGGCacggctgctgctggagatgttCTCAGGAGAGCTGTCCTGGTCAGCCG